Within the Staphylococcus warneri genome, the region TTTTAATAATGATTCTAAGTCCGGCCCATATTCATCTCCATACACAATAGGAATTTGGAATGGTGATTGCGTTTTATTATCATGTTTTATTTCCAACTTAATTGATTCAATGAGCGCTTTCATATATAAGAATGGTGATTGTATATGATGATGTTTAATCATATCTCGTGCATCATAAATAATCATCATGTCCGATTCAGTAGGTACTATTTCTATGATGAACGAGTAATTTTTTTCATTTAAATATGATCGCAAGGCTAATAAATCTTCAGTAAGATCTTTTGATACCTTTTTCTCTATTGATATTACGATGGCTTGGTCTCCTTGACTATATATTTTCATACCTTCACCTCAAAAGTCTTTAATGATGATAAAATACGTTCATACGCTCTATTACAAAAGGCATCAGTGATTTAATCAATAAATATACTAATATAATGGCACATATGGTAGTAACTGTTGCAACGATACGTGCGAATACTTGTGCTCTCTTTTGTAATAATCGATTAACGATAACTTTATTTACAACTGCTACAACAATTAATAATCCTATCCATAATAATGTCATTATCTACTCCATTTGATAATATTTCGCGCTACTTTCATGTTAATTTTATAGGTAAATTGTAACGTCGGCAACCTCTCGCAAACTATTTAATAAAAATACCTCTACTTTATTAGTATTCAATTTCTCTATTAATTCATCAACATAATAGTTTTTTTCTTGCAAACAACCTTCATCTATTAATGATTGCCGCATGCATCCTAATAAAAAATCTTCATTATAATGAGGTGTATAATAATATCCGTTTTCTTTAAACATAACGTTCCCAATATTAAATTCTAAAATCTTGCCATTCTTATCAAATATGAGTGCTAAATCAGTATCTAAATCATAAGATACATGGTCTCTATTCGATGTTTTATTAATTATTGTTAGATGAGATGTATTAGAATGTTCACGTACTAAAGACGCAGTAAAATATGATTTAGATGTTAGTGGTGCTACTAAATAGTCGAAATGGCCTTCTTCTTGTAACATCACTTTCAAACGATAACTACCTTCTTGATATTCAGATTGAATCGAGTGAATAAGACGTTCCCAGTCTAACTCATTAAAAGTCATATTCAATTTGTTACTAGATTGACTTATTCGTTGTTTGTGATAAGCAAGTCGTGCAATATGACCATTCTCTAATTTCATTGTTTCAAATAAGTACATTATAACCTCTCCAGTATCCTCGTCTTATCATAAAATTCTTGGACTTCATTATCTGGGTTAGAGTTAATCGTAATCCCAGCACCAACACCATAAATCGCTTGCTGATGTCGATACTCAATCGTACGTATAGGTATATTAAATATCATCTTACCGTTAGGCACTAATAATCCAATCGTTCCACAATATATGTATCTTGGAACTTGTTCTAAAGAATGAATTAATTTCATAGTATTTATCTTTGGTGCACCAGTAATAGAACCACACGGGAAAATAGCACTTAAAATCATTTCAAGGGTCACTTCTGACGGTAATTTCCCTGTGACCATACTCGTCATTTGATGAACCGTATGATACGTTTCTATAAAAAATAATTTATAAACAATAATACTCCCTGTCATTGCTATTCTAGAAATATCATTACGCAATAAATCTACAATCATTACATTTTCAGCTTTATCTTTCTCAGACTGTTGAAGCTGATGGTAGTTTTGTAGATCTTCTTCGTTCGTTTCACCTCTCGGCATTGTACCCTTCATTGGCTTACTAACTAATACGTTCGTTTCACCATTAAATATTCCTTTCTGAAAAAATAATTCAGGAGAAATAGATGCAACTTTGACCTCATCTGTATCTAATAAGGCCGTGTAATTACCATTCGCTACAGTAGTTAATTGTCGATATAACTGATGAATGGGAAAATAGATGTTATCAGTTAATCGGGTAGTATAGTTCACTTGATAGGTGTCTCCTTCGACAATTGCATGTTGAATGCTTTTGATTTTTTCTTTCATTTGTTGATTGGATTCTATAAATTTAAAATGATGTTTCGAATTATATGATACATCATTCAATTTTGTAGATTCATTTATGTGATTGGCAACTTTAAAGCTATATGCAATTGCTAAGACACCACCTTCTTCTACATGGCACACATCCATTTGTGGGTTGAAATAACGAGCCGCTTCATATGTTACATATAACGCGACATAACGACCTTGTTGTTGTTGTAATTCTGCAAAACGTATCACATGCCCCACTTCATCCATATGTTTAGCTATCTTTTTTTCAATCAATTGATCTAATTCAAGATGATAGATTTCGAATTGATTGTCGTCTAAGTAATAGCGATAGTTAAATTTGATAGTCACTATTTTCACCTACAATATCTATAAAGTTTTGAATCTGGTTTTGGCCTTGTTCGCTTAAAATGGATTCTGGGTGATACTGTAATCCGTATATAGGATATTTATCGTGCTGTAATCCCATAATGACATCATCTTCTCCCTTAGCCGTAATATTCAATTCGCTTGGAATGCTATTTTCATCTACTTGTAAAGAATGATATAACATTACATTAAATTTCTCTGGCAGTCCTTGAAACATCCCTTCACCATAGTGGCTTAATAATGTCGTATGACCATGTATTGGTCTATCTCTATGTATAATTATTCCTCCAAAATATTGGCAAATCATTTGAAATCCTAAACAGACCCCCAAAATAGGTATGTGCTGATAAAAGTCATCCATCACTTTAAATAAAATAGGATAATCACTAGGTCGCCCAGGACCCGGCGAAATAACGATAGCTTTAGGCTTTAGCGC harbors:
- a CDS encoding aminotransferase class IV, whose protein sequence is MYLFETMKLENGHIARLAYHKQRISQSSNKLNMTFNELDWERLIHSIQSEYQEGSYRLKVMLQEEGHFDYLVAPLTSKSYFTASLVREHSNTSHLTIINKTSNRDHVSYDLDTDLALIFDKNGKILEFNIGNVMFKENGYYYTPHYNEDFLLGCMRQSLIDEGCLQEKNYYVDELIEKLNTNKVEVFLLNSLREVADVTIYL
- the pabB gene encoding aminodeoxychorismate synthase component I, with amino-acid sequence MTIKFNYRYYLDDNQFEIYHLELDQLIEKKIAKHMDEVGHVIRFAELQQQQGRYVALYVTYEAARYFNPQMDVCHVEEGGVLAIAYSFKVANHINESTKLNDVSYNSKHHFKFIESNQQMKEKIKSIQHAIVEGDTYQVNYTTRLTDNIYFPIHQLYRQLTTVANGNYTALLDTDEVKVASISPELFFQKGIFNGETNVLVSKPMKGTMPRGETNEEDLQNYHQLQQSEKDKAENVMIVDLLRNDISRIAMTGSIIVYKLFFIETYHTVHQMTSMVTGKLPSEVTLEMILSAIFPCGSITGAPKINTMKLIHSLEQVPRYIYCGTIGLLVPNGKMIFNIPIRTIEYRHQQAIYGVGAGITINSNPDNEVQEFYDKTRILERL
- a CDS encoding anthranilate synthase component II; translated protein: MIVVIDNKDSFTYNLINYFKMATRDMVNVIDVEEINIEELKALKPKAIVISPGPGRPSDYPILFKVMDDFYQHIPILGVCLGFQMICQYFGGIIIHRDRPIHGHTTLLSHYGEGMFQGLPEKFNVMLYHSLQVDENSIPSELNITAKGEDDVIMGLQHDKYPIYGLQYHPESILSEQGQNQIQNFIDIVGENSDYQI